A window of Drosophila subobscura isolate 14011-0131.10 chromosome E, UCBerk_Dsub_1.0, whole genome shotgun sequence contains these coding sequences:
- the LOC117892704 gene encoding broad-complex core protein isoforms 1/2/3/4/5 isoform X4: protein MAAVRGHQYFSLRWNNYQNTMTSVFQQLREDLSFVDVTLSCEHGSLKAHKVVLSACSTYFQKLLLENPCKHPTIILPADIIFTDLKTIIDFVYRGEIDVTESELQGLLRTAEQLKIKGLCETAENADDLNDAATATITVSENIQQAVVGSIVNPSIVPGGAASPSLEQQHHQHHQQTQAQAQAHEQEQQLQQQQQQQQQQQQQQVHAQQHQQINALLTQHGVASGGSVPLGGQLLSTTASGSSGSGAGSLQSQSGLQPTTRKSRLKRSKSPDLQLVGGSASGSSSGVSQQPQPAHHHAQTLLIQGQNQTSIVSLQQTAEGNYIPVPGTGDESDVDHDHDHDHDHSHDHTHNLSHSHEHEHEHEHESKPSKICKTEQSLASPSSNSSSHSNNATGVSGGVTSAGQAIVTQIVVARDGKDTKNMTSLGMGMNGGLLGVPMGFLDFTPEPPAPSATPVTVTEHVDLSCNPSTDTRDLSNPTDPLDIDNHLAQQIHRLDQSPMHSIAHHHTGDESNSNLVQHIKSEVIDAKHLAAAQQHAISHAQQQHAHHQAQQQQQQQQQHLHAQQLMAQSQAQQQQQQQQQQHQQQQQQQQQQHHQQQQQQQQAAAAAAVHAQHGGHVTHAEISGATVMEIDPSQIKHEPGMIITPEIVNMMSSGHMDMYNSDTSEDSMMIANGSPHDQKEPHYTNLDQQHGSGLGGSVCGPGGAGGGGGMGGGAGSGSGEKDALKNQNMSLTKASAIYGIPSTTLWQRAHRLGIETPKKEGGTKSWNEDALQNALEALRSGQISANKASKAFGIPSSTLYKIARREGIRLAAPFNAAPTTWTPEDLERALEAIRAGNTSVQKASAEFGIPTGTLYGRCKREGIELSRSNPTPWSEDAMNEALNSVRVGQMSINQAAIHYNLPYSSLYGRFKRGKYDVVANTSGVSLMNTSGNTTGSIEIIEHSQENSMHMLQQQFPYSPSPHPATPQHHSTPQHHSSSQGPPTPQHMQQHVVHMQQQQSPHQGHHPQHMQQDVVTSSSQVVHSQQQQQQQQQQQQLQQIYQHHGTPERS from the exons GGCCTCTTGCGCACCGCCGAACAACTGAAGATCAAAGGCCTCTGTGAGACAGCGGAAAACGCTGATGATTTGAACGACGCGGCCACAGCGACAATAACCGTGTCGGAGAACATACAGCAGGCAGTCGTGGGCAGCATTGTGAATCCCAGCATAGTGCCGGGTGGAGCAGCCTCACCCTcgctcgagcagcagcaccatcagcaccaccaacagACCCAAgcgcaggcccaggcccacgaacaggagcagcaactccagcagcaacagcagcaacagcagcagcaacagcagcagcaggtgcatgcccagcagcatcaacaaatCAACGCTTTGTTGACGCAACACGGAGTGGCCAGTGGCGGCAGTGTGCCTTTGGGTGGACAGCTGCTCAGCACGACAGCGAGTggtagcagcggcagcggggcTGGCAGCTTGCAGTCACAGTCCGGGCTCCAGCCGACGACGCGCAAGTCGCGACTCAAGCGATCCAAGTCTCCGGATCTACAGCTGGTCGgaggcagcgccagcggcagcagcagcggcgtctcccagcagccacagccggcGCATCATCACGCGCAGACGCTGCTCATACAGGGCCAGAATCAGACATCCATTGTGAGCCTACAGCAGACGGCCGAGGGCAATTACATACCCGTGCCGGGCACCGGTGACGAGTCGGACGTGGATCACGATCACGATCACGATCACGACCACTCCCACGATCACACCCACAATCTTTCACACTCCCACGaacacgagcacgagcacgagcacgagagCAAGCCGAGCAAGATCTGCAAGACAGAGCAATCGCTGGCCTCGCCATCGTCCAACTCGTCCAGCCACTCGAACAATGCAACGGGCGTGAGCGGCGGAGTGACCTCAGCGGGCCAAGCCATCGTCACACAAATTGTAGTAGCGCGCGACggaaaagatacaaaaaatatgactAGTTTAGGCATGGGCATG AACGGAGGCCTGCTAGGCGTGCCCATGGGATTCCTGGACTTCACACCCGAGCCACCAGCACCATCTGCCACACCAGTCACCGTTACGGAGCACGTCGACCTCTCGTGCAACCccagcacagacacacgcgATCTATCAA aTCCCACCGATCCGCTCGACATTGACAATCATTTGGCGCAGCAGATCCATCGACTCGATCAATCTCCCATGCATTCGATAGCCCATCATCATACCGGGGACGAGAGCAACTCGAACCTCGTGCAGCACATCAAGAGCGAGGTGATCGATGCCAAGCATCTGGCGGCTGCCCAGCAGCATGCTATCTcccacgcccagcagcagcatgcccaTCATcaggcacagcaacagcagcagcagcagcagcaacacctcCATGCCCAGCAGCTGATGGCCCAAAGTCaggcccaacagcagcagcagcaacagcagcagcagcatcagcaacagcagcagcagcagcagcagcagcatcaccagcagcaacagcaacagcagcaggcggcggcagcggcagctgtgcACGCCCAACATGGTGGGCATGTGACGCACGCGGAGATCAGTGGGGCAACTGTCATGGAGATTGATCCGAGCCAAATAAAGCATGAGCCCGGAATGATTATAACGCCGGAGATTGTCAATATGATGTCCTCAGGGCATATGG ATATGTACAATTCGGATACGAGCGAGGATTCGATGATGATCGCGAATGGTTCGCCGCACGATCAGAAGGAGCCGCACTATACGAACTTGGATCAGCAGCATGGAAGCGGGCTGGGTGGCAGCGTTTGCGGCCccggtggtgctggtggtggtgggggcaTGGGTGGtggggctggctctggctctggcgagAAAG ATGCATTAAAGAATCAAAACATGAGCCTGACGAAAGCATCTGCCATTTATGGCATCCCATCGACCACCCTCTGGCAGCGTGCTCATCGTTTGGGCATCGAAACGCCCAAGAAGGAGGGCGGCACCAAGTCATGGAACGAGGATGCCCTGCAGAATGCCTTGGAGGCGTTACGTTCGGGCCAAATATCCGCCAATAAGGCATCGAAAGCCTTTGGCATACCCTCATCGACGCTCTACAAGATAGCGCGCCGTGAGGGCATCCGCCTGGCGGCGCCATTCAATGCCGCACCAACCACGTGGACGCCCGAGGACTTGGAGCGTGCATTGGAGGCGATCCGGGCGGGTAATACCTCTGTACAGAAAGCCAGCGCTGAGTTTGGCATACCCACAG GAACACTTTATGGACGCTGCAAGCGGGAGGGCATTGAGCTGTCGCGTTCGAATCCCACTCCCTGGTCCGAGGATGCCATGAACGAGGCCCTCAACTCAGTGCG GGTTGGCCAAATGTCCATCAACCAGGCGGCCATCCACTACAACCTGCCCTACAGCTCGCTGTACGGCCGCTTCAAGCGCGGCAAGTACGATGTGGTGGCAAACACGAGCGGCGTATCGCTGATGAACACCTCGGGCAACACCACGGGCAGCATTGAGATTATCGAGCACAGTCAGGAGAATTCG atGCATatgttgcagcaacagttCCCGTACAGTCCATCGCCGCATCCGGCAACGCCTCAGCATCATAGCACACCGCAGCATCACAGCTCGTCTCAGGGGCCGCCAACGCCGCAGCATATGCAGCAGCATGTGGTGCacatgcagcaacagcagtcgccGCATCAGGGCCACCATCCGCAGCACATGCAACAGGACGTGGTGACGTCAAGCAGCCAGGTGGTGCAtagccaacagcaacagcagcaacagcagcagcagcagcagcttcagcagatCTATCAGCACCATGGCACGCCCGAGCGTAGTTGA
- the LOC117892704 gene encoding broad-complex core protein isoforms 1/2/3/4/5 isoform X3, with translation MAAVRGHQYFSLRWNNYQNTMTSVFQQLREDLSFVDVTLSCEHGSLKAHKVVLSACSTYFQKLLLENPCKHPTIILPADIIFTDLKTIIDFVYRGEIDVTESELQGLLRTAEQLKIKGLCETAENADDLNDAATATITVSENIQQAVVGSIVNPSIVPGGAASPSLEQQHHQHHQQTQAQAQAHEQEQQLQQQQQQQQQQQQQQVHAQQHQQINALLTQHGVASGGSVPLGGQLLSTTASGSSGSGAGSLQSQSGLQPTTRKSRLKRSKSPDLQLVGGSASGSSSGVSQQPQPAHHHAQTLLIQGQNQTSIVSLQQTAEGNYIPVPGTGDESDVDHDHDHDHDHSHDHTHNLSHSHEHEHEHEHESKPSKICKTEQSLASPSSNSSSHSNNATGVSGGVTSAGQAIVTQIVVARDGKDTKNMTSLGMGMNGGLLGVPMGFLDFTPEPPAPSATPVTVTEHVDLSCNPSTDTRDLSNPTDPLDIDNHLAQQIHRLDQSPMHSIAHHHTGDESNSNLVQHIKSEVIDAKHLAAAQQHAISHAQQQHAHHQAQQQQQQQQQHLHAQQLMAQSQAQQQQQQQQQQHQQQQQQQQQQHHQQQQQQQQAAAAAAVHAQHGGHVTHAEISGATVMEIDPSQIKHEPGMIITPEIVNMMSSGHMDMYNSDTSEDSMMIANGSPHDQKEPHYTNLDQQHGSGLGGSVCGPGGAGGGGGMGGGAGSGSGEKGQFNGPKAWTQDDMNSALDALKNQNMSLTKASAIYGIPSTTLWQRAHRLGIETPKKEGGTKSWNEDALQNALEALRSGQISANKASKAFGIPSSTLYKIARREGIRLAAPFNAAPTTWTPEDLERALEAIRAGNTSVQKASAEFGIPTGTLYGRCKREGIELSRSNPTPWSEDAMNEALNSVRVGQMSINQAAIHYNLPYSSLYGRFKRGKYDVVANTSGVSLMNTSGNTTGSIEIIEHSQENSMHMLQQQFPYSPSPHPATPQHHSTPQHHSSSQGPPTPQHMQQHVVHMQQQQSPHQGHHPQHMQQDVVTSSSQVVHSQQQQQQQQQQQQLQQIYQHHGTPERS, from the exons GGCCTCTTGCGCACCGCCGAACAACTGAAGATCAAAGGCCTCTGTGAGACAGCGGAAAACGCTGATGATTTGAACGACGCGGCCACAGCGACAATAACCGTGTCGGAGAACATACAGCAGGCAGTCGTGGGCAGCATTGTGAATCCCAGCATAGTGCCGGGTGGAGCAGCCTCACCCTcgctcgagcagcagcaccatcagcaccaccaacagACCCAAgcgcaggcccaggcccacgaacaggagcagcaactccagcagcaacagcagcaacagcagcagcaacagcagcagcaggtgcatgcccagcagcatcaacaaatCAACGCTTTGTTGACGCAACACGGAGTGGCCAGTGGCGGCAGTGTGCCTTTGGGTGGACAGCTGCTCAGCACGACAGCGAGTggtagcagcggcagcggggcTGGCAGCTTGCAGTCACAGTCCGGGCTCCAGCCGACGACGCGCAAGTCGCGACTCAAGCGATCCAAGTCTCCGGATCTACAGCTGGTCGgaggcagcgccagcggcagcagcagcggcgtctcccagcagccacagccggcGCATCATCACGCGCAGACGCTGCTCATACAGGGCCAGAATCAGACATCCATTGTGAGCCTACAGCAGACGGCCGAGGGCAATTACATACCCGTGCCGGGCACCGGTGACGAGTCGGACGTGGATCACGATCACGATCACGATCACGACCACTCCCACGATCACACCCACAATCTTTCACACTCCCACGaacacgagcacgagcacgagcacgagagCAAGCCGAGCAAGATCTGCAAGACAGAGCAATCGCTGGCCTCGCCATCGTCCAACTCGTCCAGCCACTCGAACAATGCAACGGGCGTGAGCGGCGGAGTGACCTCAGCGGGCCAAGCCATCGTCACACAAATTGTAGTAGCGCGCGACggaaaagatacaaaaaatatgactAGTTTAGGCATGGGCATG AACGGAGGCCTGCTAGGCGTGCCCATGGGATTCCTGGACTTCACACCCGAGCCACCAGCACCATCTGCCACACCAGTCACCGTTACGGAGCACGTCGACCTCTCGTGCAACCccagcacagacacacgcgATCTATCAA aTCCCACCGATCCGCTCGACATTGACAATCATTTGGCGCAGCAGATCCATCGACTCGATCAATCTCCCATGCATTCGATAGCCCATCATCATACCGGGGACGAGAGCAACTCGAACCTCGTGCAGCACATCAAGAGCGAGGTGATCGATGCCAAGCATCTGGCGGCTGCCCAGCAGCATGCTATCTcccacgcccagcagcagcatgcccaTCATcaggcacagcaacagcagcagcagcagcagcaacacctcCATGCCCAGCAGCTGATGGCCCAAAGTCaggcccaacagcagcagcagcaacagcagcagcagcatcagcaacagcagcagcagcagcagcagcagcatcaccagcagcaacagcaacagcagcaggcggcggcagcggcagctgtgcACGCCCAACATGGTGGGCATGTGACGCACGCGGAGATCAGTGGGGCAACTGTCATGGAGATTGATCCGAGCCAAATAAAGCATGAGCCCGGAATGATTATAACGCCGGAGATTGTCAATATGATGTCCTCAGGGCATATGG ATATGTACAATTCGGATACGAGCGAGGATTCGATGATGATCGCGAATGGTTCGCCGCACGATCAGAAGGAGCCGCACTATACGAACTTGGATCAGCAGCATGGAAGCGGGCTGGGTGGCAGCGTTTGCGGCCccggtggtgctggtggtggtgggggcaTGGGTGGtggggctggctctggctctggcgagAAAGGTCAGTTTAATGGTCCCAAAGCTTGGACACAAGATGATATGAATTCAGCTTTAGATGCATTAAAGAATCAAAACATGAGCCTGACGAAAGCATCTGCCATTTATGGCATCCCATCGACCACCCTCTGGCAGCGTGCTCATCGTTTGGGCATCGAAACGCCCAAGAAGGAGGGCGGCACCAAGTCATGGAACGAGGATGCCCTGCAGAATGCCTTGGAGGCGTTACGTTCGGGCCAAATATCCGCCAATAAGGCATCGAAAGCCTTTGGCATACCCTCATCGACGCTCTACAAGATAGCGCGCCGTGAGGGCATCCGCCTGGCGGCGCCATTCAATGCCGCACCAACCACGTGGACGCCCGAGGACTTGGAGCGTGCATTGGAGGCGATCCGGGCGGGTAATACCTCTGTACAGAAAGCCAGCGCTGAGTTTGGCATACCCACAG GAACACTTTATGGACGCTGCAAGCGGGAGGGCATTGAGCTGTCGCGTTCGAATCCCACTCCCTGGTCCGAGGATGCCATGAACGAGGCCCTCAACTCAGTGCG GGTTGGCCAAATGTCCATCAACCAGGCGGCCATCCACTACAACCTGCCCTACAGCTCGCTGTACGGCCGCTTCAAGCGCGGCAAGTACGATGTGGTGGCAAACACGAGCGGCGTATCGCTGATGAACACCTCGGGCAACACCACGGGCAGCATTGAGATTATCGAGCACAGTCAGGAGAATTCG atGCATatgttgcagcaacagttCCCGTACAGTCCATCGCCGCATCCGGCAACGCCTCAGCATCATAGCACACCGCAGCATCACAGCTCGTCTCAGGGGCCGCCAACGCCGCAGCATATGCAGCAGCATGTGGTGCacatgcagcaacagcagtcgccGCATCAGGGCCACCATCCGCAGCACATGCAACAGGACGTGGTGACGTCAAGCAGCCAGGTGGTGCAtagccaacagcaacagcagcaacagcagcagcagcagcagcttcagcagatCTATCAGCACCATGGCACGCCCGAGCGTAGTTGA
- the LOC117892704 gene encoding homeotic protein female sterile isoform X1: protein MTSLGMGMNGGLLGVPMGFLDFTPEPPAPSATPVTVTEHVDLSCNPSTDTRDLSNPTDPLDIDNHLAQQIHRLDQSPMHSIAHHHTGDESNSNLVQHIKSEVIDAKHLAAAQQHAISHAQQQHAHHQAQQQQQQQQQHLHAQQLMAQSQAQQQQQQQQQQHQQQQQQQQQQHHQQQQQQQQAAAAAAVHAQHGGHVTHAEISGATVMEIDPSQIKHEPGMIITPEIVNMMSSGHMDMYNSDTSEDSMMIANGSPHDQKEPHYTNLDQQHGSGLGGSVCGPGGAGGGGGMGGGAGSGSGEKGQFNGPKAWTQDDMNSALDALKNQNMSLTKASAIYGIPSTTLWQRAHRLGIETPKKEGGTKSWNEDALQNALEALRSGQISANKASKAFGIPSSTLYKIARREGIRLAAPFNAAPTTWTPEDLERALEAIRAGNTSVQKASAEFGIPTGTLYGRCKREGIELSRSNPTPWSEDAMNEALNSVRVGQMSINQAAIHYNLPYSSLYGRFKRGKYDVVANTSGVSLMNTSGNTTGSIEIIEHSQENSMHMLQQQFPYSPSPHPATPQHHSTPQHHSSSQGPPTPQHMQQHVVHMQQQQSPHQGHHPQHMQQDVVTSSSQVVHSQQQQQQQQQQQQLQQIYQHHGTPERS from the exons atgactAGTTTAGGCATGGGCATG AACGGAGGCCTGCTAGGCGTGCCCATGGGATTCCTGGACTTCACACCCGAGCCACCAGCACCATCTGCCACACCAGTCACCGTTACGGAGCACGTCGACCTCTCGTGCAACCccagcacagacacacgcgATCTATCAA aTCCCACCGATCCGCTCGACATTGACAATCATTTGGCGCAGCAGATCCATCGACTCGATCAATCTCCCATGCATTCGATAGCCCATCATCATACCGGGGACGAGAGCAACTCGAACCTCGTGCAGCACATCAAGAGCGAGGTGATCGATGCCAAGCATCTGGCGGCTGCCCAGCAGCATGCTATCTcccacgcccagcagcagcatgcccaTCATcaggcacagcaacagcagcagcagcagcagcaacacctcCATGCCCAGCAGCTGATGGCCCAAAGTCaggcccaacagcagcagcagcaacagcagcagcagcatcagcaacagcagcagcagcagcagcagcagcatcaccagcagcaacagcaacagcagcaggcggcggcagcggcagctgtgcACGCCCAACATGGTGGGCATGTGACGCACGCGGAGATCAGTGGGGCAACTGTCATGGAGATTGATCCGAGCCAAATAAAGCATGAGCCCGGAATGATTATAACGCCGGAGATTGTCAATATGATGTCCTCAGGGCATATGG ATATGTACAATTCGGATACGAGCGAGGATTCGATGATGATCGCGAATGGTTCGCCGCACGATCAGAAGGAGCCGCACTATACGAACTTGGATCAGCAGCATGGAAGCGGGCTGGGTGGCAGCGTTTGCGGCCccggtggtgctggtggtggtgggggcaTGGGTGGtggggctggctctggctctggcgagAAAGGTCAGTTTAATGGTCCCAAAGCTTGGACACAAGATGATATGAATTCAGCTTTAGATGCATTAAAGAATCAAAACATGAGCCTGACGAAAGCATCTGCCATTTATGGCATCCCATCGACCACCCTCTGGCAGCGTGCTCATCGTTTGGGCATCGAAACGCCCAAGAAGGAGGGCGGCACCAAGTCATGGAACGAGGATGCCCTGCAGAATGCCTTGGAGGCGTTACGTTCGGGCCAAATATCCGCCAATAAGGCATCGAAAGCCTTTGGCATACCCTCATCGACGCTCTACAAGATAGCGCGCCGTGAGGGCATCCGCCTGGCGGCGCCATTCAATGCCGCACCAACCACGTGGACGCCCGAGGACTTGGAGCGTGCATTGGAGGCGATCCGGGCGGGTAATACCTCTGTACAGAAAGCCAGCGCTGAGTTTGGCATACCCACAG GAACACTTTATGGACGCTGCAAGCGGGAGGGCATTGAGCTGTCGCGTTCGAATCCCACTCCCTGGTCCGAGGATGCCATGAACGAGGCCCTCAACTCAGTGCG GGTTGGCCAAATGTCCATCAACCAGGCGGCCATCCACTACAACCTGCCCTACAGCTCGCTGTACGGCCGCTTCAAGCGCGGCAAGTACGATGTGGTGGCAAACACGAGCGGCGTATCGCTGATGAACACCTCGGGCAACACCACGGGCAGCATTGAGATTATCGAGCACAGTCAGGAGAATTCG atGCATatgttgcagcaacagttCCCGTACAGTCCATCGCCGCATCCGGCAACGCCTCAGCATCATAGCACACCGCAGCATCACAGCTCGTCTCAGGGGCCGCCAACGCCGCAGCATATGCAGCAGCATGTGGTGCacatgcagcaacagcagtcgccGCATCAGGGCCACCATCCGCAGCACATGCAACAGGACGTGGTGACGTCAAGCAGCCAGGTGGTGCAtagccaacagcaacagcagcaacagcagcagcagcagcagcttcagcagatCTATCAGCACCATGGCACGCCCGAGCGTAGTTGA
- the LOC117892704 gene encoding hybrid signal transduction histidine kinase L isoform X2: MTSLGMGMNGGLLGVPMGFLDFTPEPPAPSATPVTVTEHVDLSCNPSTDTRDLSNPTDPLDIDNHLAQQIHRLDQSPMHSIAHHHTGDESNSNLVQHIKSEVIDAKHLAAAQQHAISHAQQQHAHHQAQQQQQQQQQHLHAQQLMAQSQAQQQQQQQQQQHQQQQQQQQQQHHQQQQQQQQAAAAAAVHAQHGGHVTHAEISGATVMEIDPSQIKHEPGMIITPEIVNMMSSGHMDMYNSDTSEDSMMIANGSPHDQKEPHYTNLDQQHGSGLGGSVCGPGGAGGGGGMGGGAGSGSGEKGQFNGPKAWTQDDMNSALDALKNQNMSLTKASAIYGIPSTTLWQRAHRLGIETPKKEGGTKSWNEDALQNALEALRSGQISANKASKAFGIPSSTLYKIARREGIRLAAPFNAAPTTWTPEDLERALEAIRAGNTSVQKASAEFGIPTGTLYGRCKREGIELSRSNPTPWSEDAMNEALNSVRVGQMSINQAAIHYNLPYSSLYGRFKRGKYDVVANTSGVSLMNTSGNTTGSIEIIEHSQENSQQFPYSPSPHPATPQHHSTPQHHSSSQGPPTPQHMQQHVVHMQQQQSPHQGHHPQHMQQDVVTSSSQVVHSQQQQQQQQQQQQLQQIYQHHGTPERS, encoded by the exons atgactAGTTTAGGCATGGGCATG AACGGAGGCCTGCTAGGCGTGCCCATGGGATTCCTGGACTTCACACCCGAGCCACCAGCACCATCTGCCACACCAGTCACCGTTACGGAGCACGTCGACCTCTCGTGCAACCccagcacagacacacgcgATCTATCAA aTCCCACCGATCCGCTCGACATTGACAATCATTTGGCGCAGCAGATCCATCGACTCGATCAATCTCCCATGCATTCGATAGCCCATCATCATACCGGGGACGAGAGCAACTCGAACCTCGTGCAGCACATCAAGAGCGAGGTGATCGATGCCAAGCATCTGGCGGCTGCCCAGCAGCATGCTATCTcccacgcccagcagcagcatgcccaTCATcaggcacagcaacagcagcagcagcagcagcaacacctcCATGCCCAGCAGCTGATGGCCCAAAGTCaggcccaacagcagcagcagcaacagcagcagcagcatcagcaacagcagcagcagcagcagcagcagcatcaccagcagcaacagcaacagcagcaggcggcggcagcggcagctgtgcACGCCCAACATGGTGGGCATGTGACGCACGCGGAGATCAGTGGGGCAACTGTCATGGAGATTGATCCGAGCCAAATAAAGCATGAGCCCGGAATGATTATAACGCCGGAGATTGTCAATATGATGTCCTCAGGGCATATGG ATATGTACAATTCGGATACGAGCGAGGATTCGATGATGATCGCGAATGGTTCGCCGCACGATCAGAAGGAGCCGCACTATACGAACTTGGATCAGCAGCATGGAAGCGGGCTGGGTGGCAGCGTTTGCGGCCccggtggtgctggtggtggtgggggcaTGGGTGGtggggctggctctggctctggcgagAAAGGTCAGTTTAATGGTCCCAAAGCTTGGACACAAGATGATATGAATTCAGCTTTAGATGCATTAAAGAATCAAAACATGAGCCTGACGAAAGCATCTGCCATTTATGGCATCCCATCGACCACCCTCTGGCAGCGTGCTCATCGTTTGGGCATCGAAACGCCCAAGAAGGAGGGCGGCACCAAGTCATGGAACGAGGATGCCCTGCAGAATGCCTTGGAGGCGTTACGTTCGGGCCAAATATCCGCCAATAAGGCATCGAAAGCCTTTGGCATACCCTCATCGACGCTCTACAAGATAGCGCGCCGTGAGGGCATCCGCCTGGCGGCGCCATTCAATGCCGCACCAACCACGTGGACGCCCGAGGACTTGGAGCGTGCATTGGAGGCGATCCGGGCGGGTAATACCTCTGTACAGAAAGCCAGCGCTGAGTTTGGCATACCCACAG GAACACTTTATGGACGCTGCAAGCGGGAGGGCATTGAGCTGTCGCGTTCGAATCCCACTCCCTGGTCCGAGGATGCCATGAACGAGGCCCTCAACTCAGTGCG GGTTGGCCAAATGTCCATCAACCAGGCGGCCATCCACTACAACCTGCCCTACAGCTCGCTGTACGGCCGCTTCAAGCGCGGCAAGTACGATGTGGTGGCAAACACGAGCGGCGTATCGCTGATGAACACCTCGGGCAACACCACGGGCAGCATTGAGATTATCGAGCACAGTCAGGAGAATTCG caacagttCCCGTACAGTCCATCGCCGCATCCGGCAACGCCTCAGCATCATAGCACACCGCAGCATCACAGCTCGTCTCAGGGGCCGCCAACGCCGCAGCATATGCAGCAGCATGTGGTGCacatgcagcaacagcagtcgccGCATCAGGGCCACCATCCGCAGCACATGCAACAGGACGTGGTGACGTCAAGCAGCCAGGTGGTGCAtagccaacagcaacagcagcaacagcagcagcagcagcagcttcagcagatCTATCAGCACCATGGCACGCCCGAGCGTAGTTGA